Within the Hippoglossus stenolepis isolate QCI-W04-F060 chromosome 2, HSTE1.2, whole genome shotgun sequence genome, the region gattagccaaaatgtcctctggACTTAAAACTATTTGTGTGGACAAAGGTTGGACTTATGTGATAAAAGACACAAgttggactgtaaacagtgtacatCGAGCGTAAGAGTCATAACCTAGATATCCCGAGGCTAATTTATCAGACGATAGGTGATGTGGTTCAGGATTGACTCCGTCTTTATCATGAGCCAGTTAGTTAGCTGGTTCCGAGTGACCTCACATACAGACATGCAGTTACACCCACCCACACTCTCATTCTTTCACTTCCTTATTGACACACGCTTAGTCATTAAGGAGCATGAATAAGTGgacttacagacagacactTTTGGCCTAGAGGCAACCTTTGAAAAGCACAATAATCAACTGGGCTCTCCTTCACTTTCACTGTTGGTAGTGGCTCTTGCATGCGGGCTCTCAGTCACAGGGACACATTCCTGTCCCAGGTGATTCTTGTGGCTGACtagcagcagaaaaaaaggtAGGGTGTGTGCAATACTGTGAGAGCAGGAAATAAATGTAGCTTGTGCGGTTTCTTATCTCTATATGTGTTTACATAGCCCAAAGGCTTTGGCATGCCTCTGCCACTCTCCCAGGCAGCGGTGCACGACCTCAGTCATCACTGACAGGTTCCCACATGCTCACATCTGCCCGACACTTTCTACTATTCCCTGAGTCCTAAGACTCTCTTCTCTTGCTTTGTCTTGTTTACCTGATCCGGGCAGAGTTGCACTTCTAAAAGTTGTGGTTGCAATACGTGAAAGTGCTAATTGCAATTATTcccagatacattttttttaatattttttatacgAAAATACATTTGGCAGTTGGAGACAGCTGTATTTCATCCTTGAATCAGGGGTGAGCAGTGTCCCCTCTGGCTCTGCCTCTTCATTTTCATACCATCAAGTTGTGAGATGGCACAACAGATAGTTAGAGTTCCCCCTGTGGCTGGAATGGGAAGTGCACCACACCCATCACAACCCCTGGGCAGGCAATGCCGACGGTGACGtgatgagagagaaacaggttttatctctctgctcgtctctcattcatttcattactgacatttttttcatctgttCATTCCATCATCATAGTTCATTCTTGCCGACCATGCAgacatctttgtgtttgttctaaTCCGTCAAATATTTTCACTTGGGTTTTAAAAGCTGCTGcatgcttgttttgtttctggtCAGGCTTTCATTAGATAGTTGTTACCATCGTTGTCATATGGAAAATATTAAGCAACCtttcagtttttaaactttaatgtgAAGTGCCTGAGCTTTACAATAGGTTCcaaaattcaaatgaaagttGATGACGGTTgcttcactttttatttttatttgtattgctgGAAAAGTTCAACTGCCCAGTGACTGGTGTGtgtatatgcgtgtgtgttaatgtgtattcCTTTCTCATGGCAGAACGGCCGCATACCTTGTAATGCAGACATAGAGAGGCTGACACTGAACGAGGGTTACATCAACGGCACACATCACGTAAGCATCCATTAGAGCCCTTCTCAATGCcacttattttattgttaacatGCTTAACCATAAGGACAACCCATGTGAAACCTCTATTTGCTACATTTCTGAAATATGTGAATATGCATGGGTGTAGTTCAGGATGGAGCCTGGTCAGGTGATGCAGGAGACGTACACAGTGGAGGAGGAACCCCAGGAGTCTCAGCCCGTCGTCTCTGTGACCAGTGAAGATGGAACCACTCGGCGCACAGAAACCACGGTAATAcatagatccaaataaatatattatcaaTAATCCTTAGATGCCAATAGAGTGACATGCTGTCATAAATGGTTACAAATGAGTGTTGTCTTGAATCATGATATAGCTGTTAATATTTATCCTTGTGATTACATTCCAATAACACTATTTCATGGCTATCAATATTCAGCAGTAACTTCTTGTTTTCCGTCTCCTGCTCTTTAAGGTAAAGAAAGTAGTAAAGACCACTACCACTCGCACAGTTATCCCTTCTGTGTCAGACACACTTTCCCTGGATGGTGGGGGATCAGTGACTGGCATGGGGGGCTACACCACTCCCATGGACCGGGTCTACAGGCCGCCACCTAGTGGAGGAATGCCAATGGACTATCCCACTCACACCGTGCCCCGAAACTACCACTACGGACCTCCAGGGGGTTATGACGATTACCGCAGTGGGCCTCCGTCTGAGACCTACGCAAGCCTTAGCAGGGGCGCTCACATGGACGATCGCTACAGGTACCATACTTGTTGAAATGCAATGTATTTAAGACAATAAATACACATTCTGATTGGATAATGTTTTCTGGTCTCGTTCTCAACCTCTGCTTCCTTCTGTTCTCCAGACCGGTTCATCCAGACGGTTACAGAACGCTGGATCCAAGCTACAGAGCCACCAGCAGGAACCAGCTGGACCCCTATGCTGCACAGCCACAGGTATGTTCAGCTTGCCACACTTGCTAAATGTGGGGCTTTGTGTTGTATCTTAAGAATTGAATAGGATGTAATTTGGTAGACACCAGCTTTCCGATTGTCTTACCCTAACTTCTGCCTCTGTGTAGGTTGGGCGTATGGGAAGTGCTATGGAGCTTTCCTCCCTCCCGAGGTTTGTTCCAGAGCCTTACGGTCTGGAGGATGATCAGCGCAGCATGGGTTATGATGAGCCTGACTATGGGATGGGACACCCAATGCACTACAGCACCGTGCCCCGCAACCCGCATGTATTCCCCCATGGCCCCCCACGCCGCGCTGGGTAagtgatatttgtttttgtggtgACTCATCTATGTTAATAGGGATCTAGATGCAGGGGCGCCGCTAAAAATGTTGGAACCTATGAAAGAATATAACCTAAACCACCCACCAGCCTGGAAAACCCCTTTGATAATTCGTAgtttaataacagaaaatgaaaaaaagaatagcCCTAAACACTCttcaactaactaactaataataataacaacaataataatagtgttCTCCGGGCACCCCTGTCTGTGCTGGTCCCTTGGAAATCGCCCTAACCCTTTTCTCAGTTAACAAGTACATCTTCGCTAAATGTTTTGTATATGCATGGCTATTTGTTGGGACTGGTTCATTTAAGGATGAGTAAAATATCTACTTTGTGGAAATCGAGTTGTTGAAATGTGCACAAAAAggttattttaagtttaaatgcAACGTCGATGACAGCCATTACTTAAGTCTGAGAGTACTTTCCAATTCAAGTTAATGGAAAGGCTTTCTGAGACATTGAGTCACGTCAGTCCCGTAAACTCAGACATAAATAGTTAGTCTCTGCGGATTGGTCACATTTTACGAGACTGTCATGGCTCAGCATAGTTAGCGGACTCTAGATATCCTGTTGCAAATCTAGTGATGGTGTTAACAAGACTGAATAAAATCACAGTGCACTCTCATCTGagctctgggtttgtgtttgttgaagaCAGTAAACAGTTTGCGGATCCTGCTTCATTCAGTCTGTCCCTGCCAGGGAGCTAACAGTAGCCAACCAGCTGTATGTCAATACAAACAGTGCAGATGAATTAATGAACAGTTTTAAAATTCCACCTTGTCTGTGCATAGTTGAAGCAACGGCTACTGGCAGTCCATGTGTAGTTGTATGGAATAGCatttaacaattattttttaaaacatgcataatgaattattttaagtggttacgttttttttattgttcttattcttttcttgtgtttgcaATCAGTGccaaaactttaaaatatgttCAAAGTTAAATCTATAATATGCTTctataaacatttatattcaagGAATCAAGTGATTAAAGTTGAAGTAATTGAAATTTCCCAGGATTAATTCTGTAAAGCTATAATTATTTGTTGTAACTGAATCAAATTGGATCATAAGATCAGTGCTGGTATCCAATACTAATCCTTCTTATAAACAATAACAAGGTAAACTCTGGTATCTAATTTatctcagtttgttttgatAGATGtctgtttatacatttttgtcacCTCCCTCCACAGGAGTTACGAGGGCACCTTGGATGGAGACATGAGTGGTCCAGGGGACATGTATTACTGGGGGGGAGGAGCACCTCTGGCCCAGGGTGAAAGAGGAAGCATGGCATCGTTGGACAGCACACTGAGGAAAGGTCCCGGCCCCAGTGGCTGGCGTCAGCCAGAGCTGCCAGAGGTCATCGCCATGCTCAACTACAGGCTAGACCCTGTCAAGAGCAATGCAGCCGCATACCTGCAGCATCTCACCTATAAGAATGATAAAGTAAGAGATGCTCATATGCAAACACAGCAAAGCTTTTAGCAACTTACAatgttttggcttcaatttGTAGATCAGAAGCAATCATATGTCAGGAGTGTGAGGGTGAAATACACTTGTTTCGGATTAAAGTAAAGTTATGTATGATAGCAAAAAACAGCTGTTCTAAAATGGGAGCGTTTGGATGAAGAGTTTGTTGGATACATCAAACTTTTGATTTAGGGAGTACAGtggaagagtttttttttttataaagttgGAGGTTCGAGAGGTTCAGGAGGATTTTGAATTGAAACTGGTTTCAAATTTAAATGCCTCAAAAGCATCTTTTGAGGCCACTTATCAGTTATTGAGAACAACTATTCAGTGCCACATTTTGGAAAAGTTCAGTCAATGTTGATGGTTAAGAATTAGTATCTATATGAGACCAGAGCTTGATCTCTGAAGTGTAGATGAACTTTACAGATATCAGTGGTGATACAGCATAAGGTAATATTGGGGGAATGTCTTTAACTGCATTCATAGAAGACAAAACTTGTGCAAGACAAGATTTCTTAGTTTTAATCTTAAATAAAAAGAGCTGCAAAAAACTGTATTGATGGGACTTCTTCTAGTTTGCCCACAGAAGTTATTCTTCTTAAAGTATTTTCCACGacataatttataataaacagAAACCTGGACTTTACCTGACCACCATCCACTACTAacatccatccttccttcctctttccagGTGAAAACTGATGTGCGTCGTATGAAAGGCATCCCAGCACTGGTTTCCATGCTTGACAACCCAAACAAAGACGtcagtttgctttttttcctccttgcCTTTCAGTTTATTCTTGACTTTGTTACAAGTGTGCTATGATTGGACTAGGTGGGGCAAAATGAGTCTCAGGGAAACTAGTGAATTTCTTATGTAATACTGACACAATCCATTGGCCTGAGGCGAGTTTTGAGGAGAAGGTGAATGTAATACTCAACCTTAATCTTTGAAGAATGAAAATTGGGAATAAGCATTACGTACCCGACTATTCTTGTTAAATCCTGGAGGTCAACATTTGTGCTAAATTTGGTTTCGACCAAaacattctgtgttttttttaacattttttatggGTCCCTTTcatttagggttagggttgtggTAGCTTTTTGCTGATGTTTGAATGGACATTACCAGACAAACCACATCATGCATTCCACTGTCAGAGCAAAGAAGCCTcttaatttcacatttcatgCTCTACGGCCAAAAACTAGTCTGAAGTCTGGTGTGTGTCGAATGATTTGCTGACTGGGAAAATGGGTCAGACAGCAACTGCATCCACTTGATGTTCTTTTCATGTCTGTTGCGTTTAAGGAACATCATCAAAACCCCTTGCTCTGGAgtttggtgcatgtctgaaagcacctATATTTATTTCACTGAAACGGACCCGATAGCAAGAAGTTAGCGAGCAAGTCATTGAAAAGTCCTCTTCTAGTTTTCAGAAAGTGCACGTCCATGTTTTTTTGGGGCGTAGCTTTGGCGAGAGGGCTGATAGGACGGGGTGGGATGTATCCGttgcatttttttcaaagtgtttccTGCTATTTccagcttttccaggattaccaaccatAGCTTTAATGTAAGGTAACATTGGTTTACAGTGAAGAAATGTGGCCACCTAAATCCCTGTGATAGGGTATGCTTGCATCAGTATCTCATGCCAAGACCCACATAATATATATAGCAGTTTCAAGGCCATGCCAACTATGCCAAATCCATGTATGTGTTATATAGGGCTGCACGCTATTAAGAAAACATGCAATATGCAATAAGGTTGTTTAATATCCCATAACCCTTTaatttggggtcttttcatacatatTTGGACCTTGAAGTAacttttttacagcttttagCGGCTCCGTCAAATctcagttttctctgttttctcttcttcttccgaCAATGATCTAAAGGtctttaatttatcatctaGGGCAGTAGGGCTCCATCTGATCgtccaaatatattgacatgcagagtgtgaagGCTTGGTGCATGAAACACCATTTATTGCAGTTTTTGCTATCTATCGCGCACGTGgatatcgcgatgacgatagATTTTCaatatatcgtgcagcccttGTGTTATAAGTGCTCTCCAAGTGATTATCCATCACGTTTAATCACTCATTAAACTGTTACTTCATTACTGATCCAGGTTCACTACGCAGCCTGTGGAGCACTAAAGAACATCTCTTATGGCAAAGATCAAGAAAACAAGATCGCCATGAAGAACTGTGACGGAGTTCCTGCGCTGACCAGGCTGCTGAGGAAGACCCGTGACCAGGACCTCACTGACACAATCACAGGTTGGAAGCACTTGAAAACACAGTTTATCGtcatatatttgttttcctgcttGTTTCTTTATCATTCCTTCAGTCCTGATGGTAGATTTAGTTGCACGTCTATGTCAATGTCACCATTTGGAGTCTTGTTTCACTCATtacttttttaccagtttttcAATAAGAAGTTTCCTTCAAAGATTACTAATATATCATCTTCTGGATACCTACCTTTCCCAAATTTTTAAAGGATTAATTATAACTTATGGTTGATGTACTCTCATTTGATAAATGATTATCCCAATGTAACTTTCTGAGTCAGACAAAAAACTACAGCAATTCATTTCTTGGTAGGGTATATAAAACATTAGAAAAGGGTTATGGGTCTATCATTAGTTTTTTCCATATTCAACTGAGAATCCAAAATTGGATCTAataccaaaaataaataacggcttgtttttcataatttttgtACTCAAATCCAAAATAGGAAATGAATGGGCCCCAATAGGATAATTCATTTGTCCACTGGTGTAACTTGGAAGTCTCTGTGTCCCTAGGTTTCATAAGAGATTTAATGGACTCCCTCTATTCAGACTGGTttacacacaaatcacaaaatgcAACCATCCATAAGCTTATGTTTTCTAAAGGGAGATTTTTAAAGTGACAGTTGGTGCTGCAAGAATGCTGCATAACTAAACAGGGCGTTTTGAATACTtaaaattctgtatttttcccAGGAACGCTGTGGAACCTGTCGTCTCATGACTCTGTGAAAATGGAAATTGTAGACCATGCACTGCACGCCCTCTCCGACGAGGTGATGGTGCCCCACTCGGGCTGGGAGAAAGGGAGCAACGGAGCAGGAGGCGGCGAGGAGAACTGCAAGCCCCGACACCTCGAGTGGGAGACGGCCCTCACCAACACAGCAGGCTGCCTGAggtagggagggagggatgtaGGTACAGGTGGTATCAGAAGGCAGATTAGAGCTgagagagagctagagagagagagagagagagagagagagagatgccagCTTAACAGATGGATGGAGCTGTGGGATGTATAAGGGAGGAAGGAAGCGATGAAGAGTTGGCCGAgcagaagagaaggaaacacataatggagaggaaagaaaatatttcatgtgAAGCTTTTTGTGCAAAGTGTGGAAACAGTGAGATGACCAACGCCTGATGTGTTTCCCTGTCAGAGTAAACGGTCCCCTACACTTTATAAACATTTCACcttaatgttttaattgttgGGCAGTGAAAGAAAGAATGCATTACATGCCACAGTGCAAAttaaactatgaggtctgactgtctgcacgGATGGTAAACACATTATTGACCCTGGTGCGAGCTTGTGGTAGTTTGTGATAGCGTGACAGCATGAGTGAGCATGTGGAAAAAAAGTGCTGTACAAGCCAAGTAAAAGAcctcttatgttattatgagaagtgtaaaaaatattttggttcATTTTGAAACTGGGACGGGACAAAGAAGAATATGGCGggccgccacagtctagataattaatgggaaacaggACTGTATCATATCTATATAATAACTTCAGTAAAATACACTTTCTGAGTTGAAAGACAAAGGCCAATGAGCAAGAATATCACTTTCAAAATTCTGTTGTGGAATCAGTGCTCTatgtaaccctaacccattgAAATACTTGTGGGCTAAATGTCAGTTATTTATTAAAGAAGAAATTCTGGGTGAATTAAATCGTCCCAGGGATGTGGACGGGTGGAAGAGTTTACAGGGAGGGGGTAAGCAGAGGACACTGGGGCATTGACTTAAACAGTGTAAACAGTGTAAACAGTATGTTCCAGCCTCCAGGTCTGTTATCTGTGCATTCCCCTCGGCCACACGGTTAATTACAGCGTTCACTTGTGGCTGTAGAGAAGTATGTGTGAATAACTTGGTAATCTTGATCATTTGAAAACTTTGGTATTTGCCGAAAGGGTCTGGGCAGTATCATTCACTACACAGTATTACTAGACCTGCATTGTCAGATAAATTCTATAGATTATTACTGAGAATGCACCAACATTATGTTGATCTTGACTCATAAACATGCAGACGTTACTttgtatattataataattgcTCAGGTGCTTGTGGTTCATTGGTTCTTGCTTTTTCTAACCTATTTTTTCGTTTGTACACATTCAACATAATTGCTGATGTCTGTTAGCATCACATATCTAACCATGTAACATGAATATGATCATATGAATACAGCATGGAGAGTTTGAACATAAACAGTAGTTTTTTAAACTTGCTTAAacgaagagagaggagaggtaaCTGGTGTGTGATCTGATAGGTGGCACATTAAAAGGAAAACTTGTTTAAATCCTCAGTTGACAAGTATTGTATTAAAAGATGATTCCGGTAGGTTTTAGCTAAATTGGGtgaaattttattttgtatataaagTCGTGTAAAGCAGTAGATGGGAGACTTGGAACCCgttcagacattttaatgccaggtgtgaacaaaTGTACGTAGAGCTGTTCACTTGTGATCAGCTCTCTGAAAAGGACTTTTCACACCTATAATAAGTAGCTCCCTGTTTCCTCACACATGGCTGACCAAAGTTGATCAGAGGATGAGCAGTTGGCAGACAGAGGTGGGATTATTTGGTGCTTGTGTGTCCGTGAACAGCGGCTCTGTTATTGTGTCGTATCAAAGGTTAATCTAGAGGTAGAAGATCTAACACTGATTAATCCTCCCTCATTGAAGTGCatactttctttctcttcctgtgcGCAGACAGGATTCACTGACAGTGACTTCACCTGACAGTAGAATCatagaaaagtagaaaatgtgGTGGACTATGGCCCTCTCCTGTGCTGCTGTACTGATCTGATTTAGTTTGTATTTGCTATCAGAAATGTTGCAGTGAAGTGAAATGAGTGCCCCCTGCTGTGGAGGGGAATGCGTCCTGTTATTGTGTGAGAGGGCGCGTCTGTCACCAGGAAAAACAGGCCAGCACAAAAGACCAAGGCTGGATGTCTTGAGTTTCCTCCTTCTATGGTCCTTTTTCTTCACGTCCGTTCTGTATCAgtgaatgaagaaataaatggTTTCAATTTTCCATCTATCCACTGCTGTTAGATCTTTTAAGTGGGACCCAAtcacagagagagtgaagaaaTTGGTCCCGAGCTGTAACTTGAACCGAACTCTTTGTAAAGCAGGAGTTTTTAACAGGAGTTTCATTCAAACAGATCTTGGGGGGAGTGTTCAAGCATTGTGTGCAGGAATTCCTTTTGTAGTGACTTGTTTATTTCCCCAGCCGCTAATCcctattttgttttacattcttCTTTCTCATCCTCTCAACTTTCCGCTGGTCTGAAGAAATGTGAGTTCGGAGCGAAGTGAGGCGAGGAGGAAGCTGAGGGAATGCACAGGATTGGTCGATTCGCTTATGTACATCGTCCAATCCCAGATCGATTGTAAAGATGTTGACAATAAGGTTTGTGgatttatttaacattagaCAATTGAAGCATTTTCCCCCTAGTTAtcaattaagttgttttttttaagcaataGAGACTAATAAGTTCaggtattttttaaagaataattgaATTAAGATCCAGTGTATATGTTCCACTGCCAGTAGGTGATTTGGTGTAGTATTAAACTTTGCAGGATTAGTTTCTATTAAGATTAAACAATATTAATTCTTCATTCTTTTTCTCtatcatctctttttttccaccagTTGATAGAGAACAGCATGTGTCTGCTGAGGAACTTGTCCTATCAGGTTCACCGTGAAATCCCTGGCTGTGAGCGCTACCAGGAGGCCGCGCCCATCAACCAGGGCCCTGCCCCCTCCAGCCAGAAGGGCGGCTGCTTCAGCTCCCGCAAGGGCAaaggtaagagagagagaaatgtgctgTATTTGTTTAGTCAGTTGGAGAAAGAATCAGGAttactgtgatgtcactgttgtCAACTCTGTCTTACTCATctaatacagacacacacacacacacacacacacacacacacacacacacacacacacacacacacacacacacacacacacacacacacacacacacacacacacacacacacacacacacacttgcacaaacacacttgcacaaacaaaaccatttgCTTGCACAGGAATGTGAACAATTTCCCCGACTGAGAGGAAGCTCATGCTCTCGCACACTGTGTTTCACTGAGAGTATTGATTACTTTTTCCTCAACTACACAAcccctctctgctgctttgtggTTATTCCAGTattaattataaaatgattttacagTGACAAAGACCATCCCTTAAcattgatattaataataattcagatACTGTGTCCTCCCTTCTggctttctttgtttttgatatgtttcttgttttatttagataaaATGAGGCAGTGtgaaatttgtgtttgttttcattatccatccatctttattgaTTAACAAATTATTGTTGCAGTTTATGAAATGTCAACAgttggaaaatattttttatcacaATTTTCTAGGGACcaatgttttgcattttgtccTGGGAAATGACTGAAAGGATTTATTGATaatctaaatatttatttattctgatgATCAACTAATCACAGCTTTAATATCCtataaaaaagataattattAAGTAACAAGAACACTGAGTTGatggtggattttttttaacagtgatCTCTAAAGAAAATAAGGTCACATTTACTGTTATCGGACTTTTACATGGAGCCAGACTAGATTTTACAATGTTATAAATGAGACAGAATATATAACtactgtgtgagagagaagattCCATCTAAAGAACCTGTTATGCCTCAAACTGAGTGTCCAGAGTGTTAACGATGTGTAATATGAAATTACCTGAACAggtttttgctttgctttgacaccttcacacttggcatgtcaCATAATTGACTGTGTGTGGTGGTAGCAGTGCCTTTGTGATGTAATCAGGTGTTGACTGGGTGCCTCAGTTATGGCTGCTTTGCCCTTATCTTAatgctctctcttcctcctgttttgcCATCCTGTCCCTCTTCATCCcttccttttttctgtcttctctcctctccatgtTTCTCTCGTGTTTTTGCGCTGGGCTACAGATGAGTGGTTTTCCAAAGGTAAGCTCCTTACCTCTGTATGACGGCACTGTGCTTCTGCTGCCTGCTTTTGTTGTAGTAATAGCAGTAGTAGAGTAGCTGTAGCTGAGCTAACAGGTTGGTACTAACATGCACCCTTCTTTCTCACTGTGAGAgaattatattgaaatattcaGATAATTACCTTCATCACTCGTTGGTCGGTTTCTATTTTACTCTGACAATATACATCTAACCACAAAGATAGTTATTTTAAGGCTACAACCACACTACtaagtttttatttgaaaatacatCAACCCTGCTATGGAAATGCCTGACGTCCACTAGAGCGTAGATTGAGGTCTGGACGGACAAAAATGGAGATGTTCAGAAAAAACGACAAAGAAACTcacaactgcttgctgattgggtcttttcggtcacaTTTGCCAGGCTCCTATCACAAGACCCCCTTTCGATAGAAAACAATTGGCATCAGCCTCGGCTACCACTGTAGAACGCAACATTGATAATCACttacagctgttgtgcagttaaatgcTGCATTTAAATTTAGACAGGGATTAAGACTGATTTCAAATGAAtacgtagtagtatggatgtagactgacagtaaatacagttctccaaaataataatgataaatctatcatatcttttttattttatgtgctTGTAAGACTGTAATGTTGCTGCTTGCTTCCAGGTAGGAAAGATGAGGATGCAGCTTCAGATGTGATAGACATTCCAAAGAGGACCACGCCTGCTAAAGGTAAAGACTGGATCCGTTAACACGTTCACTGTATATATTGTACCAGGGAAAATAAATAAGCAGGTGCTAATAACCCTCAtgttccttctgtctctcttctatACTTGTCTTCccttctgtttcttctgcttATTTTTCACCAATCACTCCTTATGTCTTTACTCTCCACACTtcccctccttctccacctgttctccacgCACTCTCCCTCGTTTCCTGTAGGCTACGAGCTGTTGTACCAGCCAGAGGTGGTCCGCATCTATACCTCTCTGCTAAAGGAGTCTAAGAACCCCACTGTGCTGGAAGCATCGGCTGGAGCTGTTCAGAACCTGTGTGCCGGCCGCTGGACTGTAAGAACAACTATctgccttttttcttctttttttttttcagagcacCATCGCTCCCTGTGCTGAGTAACTATTGTCCCAGATTGAGGGAATTAGAGCAAACATGAATGACAATGCACGACTCTGGCTGCGTTCTCCAGGAACAAACAGAGCTTAGACAATATCATGTAATTTTTGGAAATGGAGTAAGGCATTAATACGCAGCATTTACCCATGACGTTGCTTCTACTTTTGACTTTGAACATCCAAATGTTTttggagaggaaaaaataaataataaaaatcttttGAATATTGTAAAAGCAGGTAAGTTAAGTCATAAATACTCTTTTAGTGGTTAAATCTGCTGCACGCAATTAGTGGGAGACACAATAATCCAGGAAAAGGAGTTTGAAATATTACTTAATACTTGCCGACCTCCAGTATTAATACTGTGTAATCATTCAGGTTTCTTTTGATATGATCATCTACAAAATGCTGTAAATGTGCTGTTTAATTTTAAAGCTATTATTGCAAATTTAGTCAAAGATGGTGCTTTGTGCACCTCTTTCCATAGTTAT harbors:
- the ctnnd1 gene encoding catenin delta-1 isoform X1, producing the protein MCSFCVACVETRSLLFQPLSLGVVCQVEQGDTGLAAVVVEQQRGTRARTCCNGRIPCNADIERLTLNEGYINGTHHFRMEPGQVMQETYTVEEEPQESQPVVSVTSEDGTTRRTETTVKKVVKTTTTRTVIPSVSDTLSLDGGGSVTGMGGYTTPMDRVYRPPPSGGMPMDYPTHTVPRNYHYGPPGGYDDYRSGPPSETYASLSRGAHMDDRYRPVHPDGYRTLDPSYRATSRNQLDPYAAQPQVGRMGSAMELSSLPRFVPEPYGLEDDQRSMGYDEPDYGMGHPMHYSTVPRNPHVFPHGPPRRAGSYEGTLDGDMSGPGDMYYWGGGAPLAQGERGSMASLDSTLRKGPGPSGWRQPELPEVIAMLNYRLDPVKSNAAAYLQHLTYKNDKVKTDVRRMKGIPALVSMLDNPNKDVHYAACGALKNISYGKDQENKIAMKNCDGVPALTRLLRKTRDQDLTDTITGTLWNLSSHDSVKMEIVDHALHALSDEVMVPHSGWEKGSNGAGGGEENCKPRHLEWETALTNTAGCLRNVSSERSEARRKLRECTGLVDSLMYIVQSQIDCKDVDNKLIENSMCLLRNLSYQVHREIPGCERYQEAAPINQGPAPSSQKGGCFSSRKGKDEWFSKGRKDEDAASDVIDIPKRTTPAKGYELLYQPEVVRIYTSLLKESKNPTVLEASAGAVQNLCAGRWTYGRYIRALLRQEKGLPMMTELLAHGNDRVVRAMSGALRNMAIDARNRDLLGKHAVPHLVANLPGGGQSQPVRALSEETVVSVLSTLHEVLGSSLEAAKILRASQGIERLVLINKDGNRSEREVRGAGLVLQTVWGYKELRRTLEKDGWKKTDFMVNLNPPSNNSRANGGYEDSTLPLIDKGGKGDRDMIPMNDLGPDAYSTLDQRGRRNTLDNTLEPADKDAVQGGMYGERQASLPLMDSYDEKLIVCITRRQPPPTYCPC
- the ctnnd1 gene encoding catenin delta-1 isoform X7, producing MCSFCVACVETRSLLFQPLSLGVVCQVEQGDTGLAAVVVEQQRGTRARTCCNGRIPCNADIERLTLNEGYINGTHHFRMEPGQVMQETYTVEEEPQESQPVVSVTSEDGTTRRTETTVKKVVKTTTTRTVIPSVSDTLSLDGGGSVTGMGGYTTPMDRVYRPPPSGGMPMDYPTHTVPRNYHYGPPGGYDDYRSGPPSETYASLSRGAHMDDRYRPVHPDGYRTLDPSYRATSRNQLDPYAAQPQVGRMGSAMELSSLPRFVPEPYGLEDDQRSMGYDEPDYGMGHPMHYSTVPRNPHVFPHGPPRRAGSYEGTLDGDMSGPGDMYYWGGGAPLAQGERGSMASLDSTLRKGPGPSGWRQPELPEVIAMLNYRLDPVKSNAAAYLQHLTYKNDKVKTDVRRMKGIPALVSMLDNPNKDVHYAACGALKNISYGKDQENKIAMKNCDGVPALTRLLRKTRDQDLTDTITGTLWNLSSHDSVKMEIVDHALHALSDEVMVPHSGWEKGSNGAGGGEENCKPRHLEWETALTNTAGCLRNVSSERSEARRKLRECTGLVDSLMYIVQSQIDCKDVDNKLIENSMCLLRNLSYQVHREIPGCERYQEAAPINQGPAPSSQKGGCFSSRKGKDEWFSKGRKDEDAASDVIDIPKRTTPAKGYELLYQPEVVRIYTSLLKESKNPTVLEASAGAVQNLCAGRWTYGRYIRALLRQEKGLPMMTELLAHGNDRVVRAMSGALRNMAIDARNRDLLGKHAVPHLVANLPGGGQSQPVRALSEETVVSVLSTLHEVLGSSLEAAKILRASQGIERLVLINKDGNRSEREVRGAGLVLQTVWGYKELRRTLEKDGWKKTDFMVNLNPPSNNSRANGGYEDSTLPLIDKGGKGDRDMIPMNDLGPDAYSTLDQRGRRNTLDNTLEPADKDAVQKN